In Leishmania panamensis strain MHOM/PA/94/PSC-1 chromosome 6 sequence, the following proteins share a genomic window:
- a CDS encoding hypothetical protein (TriTrypDB/GeneDB-style sysID: LpmP.06.1100): protein MASLVVTARLLCFVIAAVPVVTAVQSGSCVFLTSPPSYTFIGGGFHMRLALEYPLPAEDVRFSFDLPKSFFIDEAEAVQLYRMEVISASPVTQGMAAVVVADITSAYTPLNMSSQYLFDIEAPVFKVNYTENHVELTFQQRVDDGAGSALDTYLAEDGAQAQFSFRARLVIPIHSRYDVLETTTPFSLLHFITSEGAYVRRCLVEVHVSGRADPRCSTGTYSTSAALATVEERLHYTPCLDLPVGLLNDLPYVYNGLMALLVTGAVIVILSIR from the coding sequence ATGGCGAGCTTAGTCGTGACGGCACGACTGCTGTGCTTCGTCATAGCAGCTGTGCCTGTGGTCACCGCTGTGCAGAGTGGTAGCTGCgtcttcctcacctctccaCCGTCGTACACGTTCATCGGCGGCGGATTTCACATGCGGCTCGCGCTCGAGTACCCCCTCCCGGCCGAGGACGTCCGCTTCAGCTTCGACCTTCCCAAGTCCTTCTTCATcgacgaggcggaggcggtgcagctctaCCGAATGGAGGTGATCTCTGCCAGCCCAGTGACGCAGGGGATGGCCGCTGTCGTAGTGGCCGACATCACGAGCGCCTACACGCCGCTGAACATGTCATCTCAGTATCTCTTTGATATTGAAGCCCCAGTATTTAAGGTCAACTACACGGAAAATCACGTGGAGCTTACCTTCCAGCAGAGGGTTGACGACGGGGCGGGCAGCGCTCTGGACACGTACCTGGCGGAGGACGGGGCGCAGGCGCAGTTCTCTTTTCGTGCGCGCCTCGTCATTCCCATTCACTCCCGCTACGACGTCTtggagacgacgacgcccTTTTCACTGCTGCACTTCATCACCAGTGAGGGCGCCTacgtgcgccgctgcttggTGGAAGTGCACGTCTCTGGCCGTGCAGACCCGCGCTGCTCAACTGGTACGTacagcaccagcgctgccctGGCGACCGTAGAGGAAAGGCTGCATTACACGCCCTGCCTCGACCTGCCTGTTGGTCTGCTGAATGACTTACCGTACGTGTACAACGGACTTATGGCTCTTCTGGTGACTGGCGCGGTTATCGTAATCCTTTCCATTCGTTAG
- a CDS encoding hypothetical protein (TriTrypDB/GeneDB-style sysID: LpmP.06.1110) → MSRALTPYRELQLPHPPALLYNNLQLHQSGTYVSYAADSAVYTIRSSTGALCFSPLRFPGGHVHHLASLQDDAEQNIILIIVLSTRVAVIAVNGQQTHMLPVKDDHATLTCAAVVRVAGKNEMVVAVGSSDGIPLCSRYTLQGQPVPSVELTMPVQAHARRSITALDLEAVGEASQVEMASGDSGGHVVLWADNNPTLTIPPESDTDAVTCLRLVAVRNAVAVAYGGGQIRLIQCSSGAVIINIQAHSRWINALVYSAAQHWLVSGAEDGQLSVWDVTSANPTSVCLASGALRNELPTGLAFLGDQGALLVASYDVAKLRFFSTPCKGR, encoded by the coding sequence ATGAGCCGTGCACTCACGCCGTACCGCGAGTTGCAGCTCCCGCAcccgccggcgctgctctaCAACaacctgcagctgcaccaaAGTGGGACGTACGTATCGTACGCAGCGGACTCCGCCGTGTACACAATTCGGTCGTCGACAGGGGCTCTGTGCTTCAGCCCCCTTCGCTTTCCCGGTGGTCACGTACATCACCTTGCATCCTTGCAGGATGATGCAGAGCAGAACATCATTCTAATCATTGTCCTCTCCACACGCGTGGCTGTTATCGCTGTGAATGGGCAGCAGACCCACATGCTGCCGGTGAAGGACGACCATGCGACGCTGACCTGCGCAGCTGTGGTGCGTGTGGCAGGGAAGAACGAGATGGTGGTCGCGGTCGGCTCATCAGATGGAATACCGCTGTGCAGCCGCTACACTCTCCAAGGGCAGCCCGTGCCATCCGTGGAGCTCACCATGCCAGTGCAAGCGCACGCGAGGCGCAGCATCACGGCCTTGGATCTCGAAGCTGTGGGAGAGGCGTCGCAAGTGGAGATGGCGTCGGGTGACTCCGGCGGCCACGTTGTACTCTGGGCTGACAACAACCCCACACTCACGATTCCACCTGAGAGCGATACAGATGCTGTCACGTGCCTGCGACTGGTCGCCGTCCGCAATGCTGTCGCTGTGGCGTACGGTGGGGGACAAATCAGGCTCATTCAGTGCAGTAGCGGTGCCGTCATAATCAATATTCAGGCCCACTCCCGCTGGATCAACGCACTGGTCTACAGCGCCGCCCAGCACTGGCTGGTGTCTGGCGCCGAGGATGGGCAACTATCGGTATGGGATGTCACCTCCGCTAATCCGACTAGCGTCTGCCTGGCGAGCGGTGCCCTGCGGAATGAACTCCCCACCGGACTGGCCTTCCTGGGCGACCAGGGCGCTCTTCTTGTTGCGTCGTACGATGTAGCCAAgcttcgcttcttctctacTCCCTGTAAGGGACGGTAA